The Branchiostoma floridae strain S238N-H82 chromosome 18, Bfl_VNyyK, whole genome shotgun sequence DNA window AATTTGATCGTATAATTATAgttaattataattataattttgATAATACCAAattctaaaaatatatatatgtgtttccCTTCAATGTAGCACTAAAAAAATCCTAAATTCAGTATACCTATCTCCCTTCTTTAGCCTATTAAAGCACTTCCTTTAATTTGTATATTATTAATTTGTACATTAATTATTCAGTATTTGAAATTATTTCAATCTCTCATGAGCGACACAATAGGAAAATAGATCAGCTTTTACTCTTTATCTGAAATCTAACATGActgtttattgttttaaaatCTACTAACAAGCTGGCCTGGATGCCAGATTCCCAATCCGATCTCAATACAATTGTAATATTTATGGTGTTTATCAGGCTGTGGAGTTGGCCTGTGTccgccctggaaacagtctggcatccaggctagtaCTAACCAACAGGGGTCATTCATAAAGCTGTGTTCAGCTTGTTTTGACTATATCACAACCTATAAACCTACAGTAGTTCCTAGTTTCCATAGTTACCATTTGTCCCACACACATGTGAGCTCTTCGAGGAACAGATGGCAAAGACATACCCCCACTTTGTGTTCCCTATATGATAAATAGCATTCCATAAAAAGCAATCAGGGGCGTGTTAGATGATGATCGTTAATTTCTCCACCCGCTGTGTCCATTTCAGCCATCCGTGGGATCCGTCGGTTCTACAGTTACCTGGGACGGTGGGTGCGCCCGTACGAGAAAGATGGTGAGTTTCGCCTTTTGTTCAAACTAATCATATATATTGAACAggttttaacttgaaagttcacatgtgttggtagaagtcattcttgaactagtttaactgcaatatcctgcacaaaaattggactatCCCACATTTTTGACTGACAAAGACTGGTAATGTTCAGTCCAAGAATTAAATGactccaatttttgtgttggatattacagttaaactagttcatgCATGGAACAAGAGTTGACaactcttgttctttttttgcaCGATTTAGATAGTAGTTTTAAGCAATTGAAAGATGTGACATTACAAAGGTATTACTGTAGATGACTAATTGACTAAAACTGGCTGTAATTTTTAGGAAAATGCTATGTCTGCATTGATCTCATTCAGTAAGTTTGTCCACTTGATATCTGGAACATAACTCATGAACTGACATTGCAGGTGTATGACTGGTTGGTTGGGAGAAGTTCATTTTGAATTTGAGAGCAATATTGTTGTACGATTTGATCGTAGCTTCCTTGAAGTGTTGAGCTAAATATTTTGTTGCTGTACAATTTGATCGTAGCTTCCTTGAAGTGTTGAGCTAAATATTTcgttgttgtacaatttgatcGTAGCTTCCTTGAAGTGTTGAGCTAAATATTTcgttgttgtacaatttgatcGTAGCTTCCTTGAAGTGTTGAGCTAAATGTTTGATTTATAGCATACTGTACTGTGGTAGTACAGTCATTATGACATACTTTTCAGGGACATGTAACGCAATTCCTCTTGTAGATAGGGCAATGACACCGGGACATAATTATAGAACCATGTAGGAAATTGCACATAGATTAAGAGGTCAAGCTGAGTCATAAATTGCAAGGGAATGTTTTGCATACCTTGCATGATTCAGAAATGCTTTGAAGTGGAAATCTTAGCCTGGAATCTGTCCTGTTCATTCCTCTGATCGCTTTCCCGACAAatagtctgtttgtttgtgttccaTATccggtaaaccacctcatggTGTAGCacactagcctgagtaccatcctccgtagtgactgctggctcactacttttgcttgctaactctgtggttagcaagcgaaagtagtgagccagcggacactacggaggatggtactcaggctagtagCACACAGaatgtactgaacagtacaagctgtatatcTGGTAAACCACTACCCTAgcctggatatcagagtacaacttagccggctaagggaatTACGCCTTCACGCAGTATCTCCCGTATCGCGTATCTCCCCGGGCCGGCTAATTTATGTTGCTAGCGGCCCgggaaagaaccgtagccgcgagcgctgttctctggataccagggtagtAAACCACCACATGGATTAACCATACCATCCTTGGTGTAGCACAACATGTCCCGtgttgtactgaacagtacaagctgcatatacagacagatttatgtgaaccactcacaccgggaaggacccctactctttccgATAAGTGCAGTGGGCTCTtcaacatgctcgaggtgtggctgtcctcaaacacgggacttccatttaactaccctgggagccagacaggaccgggtagctagcgatatagctagcgagttttgttcggggagccaaggcagccaGCCTGCcgacctcacattagcgctccgggggagtttaagcccgaaggagttatcgctacggGGTAAAGGGCGGATGgacctaatcgggcttaaactccccagggcgctaataggagcttGGTGGATAtgactgtcttgggctaccgataaactgtcctagctgcccaaCCCCggatggctcccagggtaccaTTTAACATTCTACCAGGGGGACATCCCTAACCAaagataggtactcattttcacctgagtgaagtgaggaaatttgcgtcaagtgcctttcccaagggtacagtGTTGAAGCATATTGGGGCTCAAACTCATGACCTATGGGATTTTAGCCGAACACCCCAatgttatgtacatacataatgctggttcacctatatccgggggtaacctatattcgttgcctGTAAGAAAAatcgtatttagggatatgaactCGACGGAACGTAGTTtcaaatcagaacattttgaaaatattgtaaatttgaaaccaatgtcagcagacttaatactcctaagtgtgctgtttttaaagacaacggataaaggacCGGAGGTCGGGACTAGGCTATTGCATATTTCACAGTACTAGTAACATGATGACGTCTGGCACACTTTTGGCCCTTATATCAATAATCATTTCCCATTTCTCAGAAGGGGTGCAACAGGAATCCAACTTCCGAATGCCTTCTCCAACCCAGTTACAATGCCACAACAGAGGGCTGTGCAACTCAGAGTCAGTCAGAGCTCTTGTTTATATTTTAGGCAAACATTCATTACACAAACGCCAATTGATCCTCTATTACCAGGTGCCGGACAGAGCAGGGAAGtgtactctacaagcagaggttaggctctggctgttttagcctgcgagacatcaagaaaacagtacaaaacagaaagcccgatagaaacgcctacaaaacgtcaaaaaacagccagagcctaacctctgcttagagagtaatTATAATAAGCGAAGCTATCGGAGGTGCAAACAGGAGCTAGAGTAGGGTGGATTAGGGTAAATGTACTCTCATGGCCTTTTTAAGGCCAGAGAGGTAACTACTCAGATTGTTATGTCTAAGGTCACaatattggaaggcggagcccatccctcttctcCTCCCACCCCAACTgaagtcatgtacccatttttacaccaggatggagtgaggaaagtcatgtatataaagtgcctttcccaaagggcacaagattggttgGGACAGGATTCAAATCCAGAACCCAGTTTTGGGACAAACCACACGGCCCCACAaagatagcctgggtaccatccggatagtagttcgctcctgtgttcgcttctgctatccatcTGGAGATGTGCGCATTCAAAACGTTTGGCgataacgtcagttaatgagcgaatctagGAATAGGTTCCAgagcgcttgttcgatgacaacaggcctcccacgagcgggcggagggcttgtccggtgttggaacgtctgttcgaacgagcacttgaatccattccataattcgctcatatgtggggaccaatcagcgcgtgcatccactttttgtacgattccagacgtttagATGGTcggcgttcccagacggaaacacagtgaagcgactgtatatagtgtataatgaatgtcagagctagaagggactgtatatagtatataatgaacgccggagggaactactttccggatggtacccaggctaccacaAAGATGGATGTGGGGTTAATATAATCAGGGCGCTCCTTAGATTAGTATGTTATTGTTGGACGAGCGAACGCACGGATCGTCACGGAGGGCTGTCAATCACAGAGCGCAGCGTGCCCGGCACTAACCCCTCCCCCTATATAGCATGCTTGTATCAACAGGGATCAAGTCATTGCGTTCCACAATGCCACCTCCCATCTAATTATATATCAAATGTTGTGAACAACTATTGGACATGTTTTAGACATGAGATTGCGATGTTTGCTTTTGCGTCCAAATCTCAAAATGATTTTCACAATACAGAATAAATCATTTAACAAACAATGAGAAATTATCTTTCGTAAAACATCTGTTCGAGCTATAACTCAGTGACCACAGGTTGGTATGCTGCCTATGCGCTGTCATGACTGGAAATAGAACTTATAGGAGGGGCAGGGGAGTGAACATGTATATCTGTCACAGATGTTGTCCTTAGTTCACACATTTACAGTTGTACTGTAATATGTAATACTAGCACAGGGGGTAAAGGGCTTGCTTGCATTTCTAATTATATTCAACAATAATAGAATCATTCAATGAACGTGTTTgcagcaaatactgtaaatgcatttaagttcgcggggatttaatttcgcggtagcgggaaaatggactttcgcggtggttttaatttcgcggtagcaccatgcactgtagtctcttactgttatgaaaaaatgtttgcggtggttttaaattcgcggtgcaGCGGccgctgcgaaaaccgcgaacattaatccaccacgaacatttctgcatttacagtattaccctTCTCCTGTTATAGAACATCTTGCCTTCAAAGAATTATGCTTGGCTCAGGATTTTTCTGATGTTCAATAGCAGGACAACATTTCTTGTCTATTTCGCGTAAAGACATAATGCTAGACTCTACTAGTAAAACAATGGCTTAGAATGaacagatgaatgaatgaatgtcaGCAATTTGGTATAAAACTATTTGACTTTTGATGCTTTCATACTCATCAATTTTGGTATTTAGCTCAtttgtgtaacgttagttcacctttatccgcggggtaacctatatccattgtgttgctaaacaCGGTAtccaaggatatcaagtcgatggacggtagtttccaattgtactattttcaaaatattgcagtttgaaaccatctgtcgactttatatcccaagtaaatttaaaaagaacggataaaggttaccctacggataaagatgaactagcgttatgtgtCTTGAATAATCTTGCTATATAGTATTGTTGAATATGATGACAGACAATGTTGTATCTAAGTGTcgtataagtacatgtattgacagAATGTTGTCTTCTAGAAGGGACAATACAAACCCTACTATCCCCCCAGATGCCACACCACAGTTCTCTCTCAACCAAGATATTTTTACACCATAAACAGAACTCAAAGCATATCTGCTTTAGTGCAGCACTTGTCCATGGTATTGGCCCAGCGGGGTCCATCCTAAACTTGGAAACAACTCTACTTGACCTTGAACTTTCCCAGCAGGCTTCAGTCTAAAGGTCGTTCCACCCTCATTCTCACTTTGTGTGCCGTCGGAACAAGACTGGAGTGTAGAATTCGCGGTGTCACATTTTGCCCATCTTATCCCTTATTAAAACAAGCTATTTGCTCCAAACATACTACTTTTAGTGATGTAGTTAAACCCAATCCAACATCAAACAGTAGGATTGACTTATATTTTGGTAGCATAGCCATCGCCCACTTTTACACTAGACTCAATGTTCACTGTACAGTGTTGTTCGTTTAGTACGTTTGTACGGTCGTTTGTACCTAGAGAAAATCCTGTCTGCTTTGGGTTATTGTTTCTCGTTCCTAACTCATTAGATATGGGTGGTAAGTAAACGTCTTTCTAAATtattttctctttcaaagtaaaTGTTCTGATCATTTATTACAAAGTAAGTTTGATCTACTATATGCCATTGAGTTGCAATATTCAGAAATTCCAAATTTGATGCTGTTGTACCATTGTACCATACGAAGGACTTTGTTTTGGTCCAATATCAATGTACTGGATTACTTCAGCACATAAATGTATTGTTCATCTTCTGGGCTTAGATGAATACTTGCTGATAGAACTAAAAGAATTGACTAAATGGAAATGTTTggcacaatttttttcttatttccaGTTTTGGCTCCAAAATCCTACAACAGGGGCCTCAGAAATAGTTCCTTCACAGCCTATTTTTTAACTGATACAAAGGATAAACACATTTCTATACCAGTATACTTAAATGATCTACCAGTGCTGGTAATACCCACTtgcaaaatttttttctcaaGGGATATTTCCAGTTTTGGCTCCAATATCCTACAACAGGGGCCTTAGAAATAGTTCCTTTACAGCTTATTATTCAACTATTCACATCTACCTggtgcaacttaattttaaacccggGTAgcgaaattttgcagttggaacactgatTTCCCCCTACGTaggtgcataagcttttgtatctaTTCCTTGGTAAGATAAAACAAGTCATATTATTAagttagttacatgtaactggaagaaaagatgatGTATGATAAGTAGCTgctttgaagaaagtaatagcTGGGAAGTGGGGAAACCTTGAAATGTTGATTGtgcaaccaaggaggttatactgAGGATTGGTGCAACCTAGCTTTAgactcaggttgccgcctgagcaacctggctgaaaaaagtattttgagcactaTTTACAATATGTTGTTTTTAATGTCCACAGCCCCAAAGATGGCAGCGCCAGCAAGTCCGCACACACCCGCGGAGGTGCAGCGCCAGCCATCACAGAAAGGGGGCGCCGCTGCTCCACCCAGTGCCCTTGCCAAGCATGCTCACAGACTTCTCACCACGCTCAACAAGCTAAGGAAGGAGGGGGTGCTGTGTGACGTAACGTTCGTGTGCGACGGCGGTGGGACAACCCCTGCCCATCGCGTCATCCTGGTGTCAGCTGGCTCCCATTTCAGGGAAATCCTCCAACAGCATGCGTCCAGAAATGTAACGGAAAATGACAGGAGCAGTGCGCAAGATTTCCGTGGAGCTACGAAAATCGAAATCGACCTGAGAGGGTCCGGGCTTGCCGCATCCGCTGTGGATAAAGTCGTAGAGTACACGTATCTTTCCGATATCGAGTTACTCCTAAGTGGGGATGCGGTGGAAAGAAAGGAGATCGCGAAAGTCGCAAGGTACTTCAAGTTGTCATCCGTCGAGCAGGCtgttatgaatttcaaaatggAGAATCGCGTTCCCGCACTCTCCGAGCCCTCAAAGATGCTTCACATCCAGGGCATCCTCAAGCACATCAACCAGTTTCGCAGGGACGGTTTTCTGTATGACGTCACGCTGATTGTGGAAAGGAGCAGATCCCCACACACAAGATCATGCTGGCAGCGTTGAGCGACTACTTCTGGGTGGTCTAGTTAATACCTAATTAGCTCACATTGTTTTCAATCATGGCCGTTACCAACTCGCAGGTTATCGAAGTTGGCGGAATGGAGGGGAAACTTCTGCAAAAGGTCGTCGACTTCGCGTACACCTCGGATCTGGACCTCTCCACCGAAAACGTCCAAGAGATTCTCCACGTGGGCTCGTACCTCCAAAGCTCGTTAATCGTCGAACCGTGCTGCGAATTCCTGAAGAAACACATCGATACAGACAACTGCGCCGACTTCTACCCGCTCACAAGAACCTACAACCTGCTCGACCTGGAAGAAGCGGTGGACAAGTTCGTGTTGGACAACATCATCGTTCTGTCCAACCGGCCGCAGTTTCAGAAGATCGAACTGCAGAAGCTGGTCCAGCTCCTGAGATGCAATTCGCTACGCGTGATGTCAGAGGCCGAGGTGTTCGGGATCGCTATGAAATGGTTACACCATGATGTGGCACGTTGGGAGCATATGAACAAGTATGTAgagttttgtacagttttgaaaatgagaaaagaaaagggggagtagtgtaacagtggggctcAAGCGctaccaaactgaccatgccaacagCTGTAAGCTTTACGTACATGTAGCACGTTGGGAGCATATGAACAAGTATGTCCTttttttgtgcagttttgaatatgagaaaagaaaagggggagtagtgtaacagtggtgccaaactgaccacgccaacagctgtGAGCTTTTGGTggtgtggtttgcacgttgttAGGTTTGTGATCTGGCTCGAATCCCCGGAGTCATGATATTGTTTCTTTCGGTTGCTACTTGCCCCTCTACTAGTAGTTGTTtcactgttaaactgttttttaaaaactttttgagTATGTGAGAATGTCAGTAGCATTATTCATTAAACTACATTATGTGGATTTGGAATTGCACATGtgcaatggaaaaaaatgtacaggtaaaggtacatgtagtcccATGCTGAAagggcagtgggctgttatcaACTATATCTATAGCTAGGGAACATTATTTCAACGCGGACCCCATTGTTTTTATTCCACCAACTTTTACACTCCCAAACCaaaaccaaagtcaggtacccatttttacgcTTGGGGCAcagtgagaaaagttgtgtgaaGTGCCTTCCCGAGGGCAACAACATCTGACCCAAAAACAACAGGAATCAAACTGGTGACCTCTTTGCTATCCTAGCAACTTGCCCATTGCCACCACATGTATTAAACTAATAATAATGTACAGTCTAAGCTTAACCATAATTGTACCTCTGCCTGTTACTGCAGGATACTGGAGTGTGTGAGGTTCCCACTTCTGCCCCCACaacagatgatgatgactgtGGCTCGAGAGTGGGACCTTGTTAAGAAAGATTCCCGGTGCGTACAGTACCACGCTAGGCTGTGGTCTATAACCCATTGACTTTGCttgaatttccctggtacaatgtattGATACTGTACAGAGCATCTGTCT harbors:
- the LOC118406158 gene encoding kelch-like protein 12 isoform X1, with amino-acid sequence MPAIRGIRRFYSYLGRWVRPYEKDAPKMAAPASPHTPAEVQRQPSQKGGAAAPPSALAKHAHRLLTTLNKLRKEGVLCDVTFVCDGGGTTPAHRVILVSAGSHFREILQQHASRNVTENDRSSAQDFRGATKIEIDLRGSGLAASAVDKVVEYTYLSDIELLLSGDAVERKEIAKVARYFKLSSVEQAVMNFKMENRVPALSEPSKMLHIQGILKHINQFRRDGFLYDVTLIVERSRSPHTRSCWQR
- the LOC118406158 gene encoding kelch-like protein 12 isoform X2 — encoded protein: MAAPASPHTPAEVQRQPSQKGGAAAPPSALAKHAHRLLTTLNKLRKEGVLCDVTFVCDGGGTTPAHRVILVSAGSHFREILQQHASRNVTENDRSSAQDFRGATKIEIDLRGSGLAASAVDKVVEYTYLSDIELLLSGDAVERKEIAKVARYFKLSSVEQAVMNFKMENRVPALSEPSKMLHIQGILKHINQFRRDGFLYDVTLIVERSRSPHTRSCWQR